One Sander vitreus isolate 19-12246 chromosome 23, sanVit1, whole genome shotgun sequence DNA window includes the following coding sequences:
- the tulp3 gene encoding tubby-related protein 3 isoform X6, producing MERRALLEQKQRRKRHEPLMVQPNTETRPRRSRTRRGEEQAPLVESQVTITNDVIMDGIDGPAAFLGSEAPHLGMKILSVSQSQSQSQFQSQPQSQHQSPVAEEPERDGDTETLLEPKTDIHELLQKQGLSGSMNFDEASEHEDDVEEERTRSLSPNADTTRPSSAASGKDIPEVAPPGSPTAEGSLIDVANLEEFVLRPAPRGVTVKCRITRDKKGMDRGLYPTYFMHMEREDGKRVFLLAGRKRKKSKTSNYLISVDATDLSREGESFIGKLRSNLMGTKFTVYDNGTNPCKNPGTLLEESNTRQEVAAICYETNVLGFKGPRKMTVIIPGMNMNFERVPVRPQNEQESLLSRWQNHSLDNLIELHNKAPVWNDDTQSYVLNFHGRVTQASVKNFQIVHDNDPDYIVMQFGRVAEDIFTLDYNYPMCALQAFAIGLSSFDSKLACE from the exons ATGGAACGG AGGGCACTGCTGGAGCAGAAGCAGCGGAGGAAGCGCCATGAGCCTCTGATGGTCCAGCCCAACACCGAGACTCGGCCCCGGCGCTCCAGGACACGGCGTGGTGAGGAGCAGGCCCCTCTGGTAGAGTCTCAAGTCACTATCACCAACGATGTCATCATGGATG GTATCGATGGCCCAGCAGCTTTTTTGGGCTCTGAAGCCCCTCATCTGGGAATGAAAATCCTGTCCGTGAGCCAGTCTCAGTCCCAGTCTCAGTTCCAGTCACAGCCTCAGTCTCAGCACCAGTCCCCTGTTGCTGAGGAGCctgagagagatggagacacTGAGACGCTGCTAGAGCCCAAGACAGATATCCATGAACTACTGCAGAAACAAG GTCTGTCTGGCAGCATGAACTTCGATGAAGCCAGCGAGCATGAGGACGACGTGGAGGAAGAACGGACACGTTCTCTGTCTCCTAACGCAGACAccaccagaccttcctctgccgCCAGTGGCAAGGACATTCCA GAGGTGGCACCCCCCGGATCACCCACAGCAGAGGGCTCACTAATTGATGTGGCCAATCTAGAGGAGTTTGTTTTGCGTCCGGCTCCACGTGGCGTCACTGTTAAATGTCGAATCACCCGGGACAAGAAGGGCATGGACCGCGGCCTCTACCCCACCTACTTCATGCACATGGAGAGGGAGGATGGCAAGAGA GTGTTTTTGCTGGCaggaaggaagagaaagaagagtaAGACGTCTAACTACCTTATTTCAGTGGATGCCACTGATCTGtcgcgagagggagagagcttCATAGGTAAACTGAG GTCCAACCTCATGGGCACCAAATTCACAGTGTATGACAACGGCACCAATCCCTGCAAAAACCCCGGGACACTGCTGGAAGAGAGCAACACACGACAGGAAGTGGCTGCCATCTGCTAT GAGACCAACGTGCTGGGATTCAAAGGACCACGTAAGATGACTGTAATCATCCCGGGCATGAACATGAACTTTGAAAGAGTCCCTGTAAGGCCTCAAAAT gAGCAGGAGAGCCTCCTTAGCAGGTGGCAGAATCACTCACTGGACAACCTGATTGAGTTGCACAATAAGGCCCCCGTTTGGAACGATGACACCCAGTCTTATGTGCTAAACTTCCATGGCCGTGTTACTCAAGCTTCAGTCAAAAACTTTCAAATAGTTCACGATAACGACC CTGACTACATCGTCATGCAGTTTGGCAGAGTGGCTGAAGACATCTTCACTCTGGACTACAACTACCCTATGTGTGCTCTGCAGGCTTTTGCCATTGGCCTGTCGAGCTTTGACAGCAAGTTGGCCTGTGAATGA
- the tulp3 gene encoding tubby-related protein 3 isoform X4 — protein MSYYSISGIEDDSASLMQQKLEKQRALLEQKQRRKRHEPLMVQPNTETRPRRSRTRRGEEQAPLVESQVTITNDVIMDGIDGPAAFLGSEAPHLGMKILSVSQSQSQSQFQSQPQSQHQSPVAEEPERDGDTETLLEPKTDIHELLQKQGLSGSMNFDEASEHEDDVEEERTRSLSPNADTTRPSSAASGKDIPEVAPPGSPTAEGSLIDVANLEEFVLRPAPRGVTVKCRITRDKKGMDRGLYPTYFMHMEREDGKRVFLLAGRKRKKSKTSNYLISVDATDLSREGESFIGKLRSNLMGTKFTVYDNGTNPCKNPGTLLEESNTRQEVAAICYETNVLGFKGPRKMTVIIPGMNMNFERVPVRPQNEQESLLSRWQNHSLDNLIELHNKAPVWNDDTQSYVLNFHGRVTQASVKNFQIVHDNDPDYIVMQFGRVAEDIFTLDYNYPMCALQAFAIGLSSFDSKLACE, from the exons AGGGCACTGCTGGAGCAGAAGCAGCGGAGGAAGCGCCATGAGCCTCTGATGGTCCAGCCCAACACCGAGACTCGGCCCCGGCGCTCCAGGACACGGCGTGGTGAGGAGCAGGCCCCTCTGGTAGAGTCTCAAGTCACTATCACCAACGATGTCATCATGGATG GTATCGATGGCCCAGCAGCTTTTTTGGGCTCTGAAGCCCCTCATCTGGGAATGAAAATCCTGTCCGTGAGCCAGTCTCAGTCCCAGTCTCAGTTCCAGTCACAGCCTCAGTCTCAGCACCAGTCCCCTGTTGCTGAGGAGCctgagagagatggagacacTGAGACGCTGCTAGAGCCCAAGACAGATATCCATGAACTACTGCAGAAACAAG GTCTGTCTGGCAGCATGAACTTCGATGAAGCCAGCGAGCATGAGGACGACGTGGAGGAAGAACGGACACGTTCTCTGTCTCCTAACGCAGACAccaccagaccttcctctgccgCCAGTGGCAAGGACATTCCA GAGGTGGCACCCCCCGGATCACCCACAGCAGAGGGCTCACTAATTGATGTGGCCAATCTAGAGGAGTTTGTTTTGCGTCCGGCTCCACGTGGCGTCACTGTTAAATGTCGAATCACCCGGGACAAGAAGGGCATGGACCGCGGCCTCTACCCCACCTACTTCATGCACATGGAGAGGGAGGATGGCAAGAGA GTGTTTTTGCTGGCaggaaggaagagaaagaagagtaAGACGTCTAACTACCTTATTTCAGTGGATGCCACTGATCTGtcgcgagagggagagagcttCATAGGTAAACTGAG GTCCAACCTCATGGGCACCAAATTCACAGTGTATGACAACGGCACCAATCCCTGCAAAAACCCCGGGACACTGCTGGAAGAGAGCAACACACGACAGGAAGTGGCTGCCATCTGCTAT GAGACCAACGTGCTGGGATTCAAAGGACCACGTAAGATGACTGTAATCATCCCGGGCATGAACATGAACTTTGAAAGAGTCCCTGTAAGGCCTCAAAAT gAGCAGGAGAGCCTCCTTAGCAGGTGGCAGAATCACTCACTGGACAACCTGATTGAGTTGCACAATAAGGCCCCCGTTTGGAACGATGACACCCAGTCTTATGTGCTAAACTTCCATGGCCGTGTTACTCAAGCTTCAGTCAAAAACTTTCAAATAGTTCACGATAACGACC CTGACTACATCGTCATGCAGTTTGGCAGAGTGGCTGAAGACATCTTCACTCTGGACTACAACTACCCTATGTGTGCTCTGCAGGCTTTTGCCATTGGCCTGTCGAGCTTTGACAGCAAGTTGGCCTGTGAATGA
- the tulp3 gene encoding tubby-related protein 3 isoform X3, with the protein MSYYSIRPSSSASFSSNSTASGIEDDSASLMQQKLEKQRALLEQKQRRKRHEPLMVQPNTETRPRRSRTRRGEEQAPLVESQVTITNDVIMDGIDGPAAFLGSEAPHLGMKILSVSQSQSQSQFQSQPQSQHQSPVAEEPERDGDTETLLEPKTDIHELLQKQGLSGSMNFDEASEHEDDVEEERTRSLSPNADTTRPSSAASGKDIPEVAPPGSPTAEGSLIDVANLEEFVLRPAPRGVTVKCRITRDKKGMDRGLYPTYFMHMEREDGKRVFLLAGRKRKKSKTSNYLISVDATDLSREGESFIGKLRSNLMGTKFTVYDNGTNPCKNPGTLLEESNTRQEVAAICYETNVLGFKGPRKMTVIIPGMNMNFERVPVRPQNEQESLLSRWQNHSLDNLIELHNKAPVWNDDTQSYVLNFHGRVTQASVKNFQIVHDNDPDYIVMQFGRVAEDIFTLDYNYPMCALQAFAIGLSSFDSKLACE; encoded by the exons AGGGCACTGCTGGAGCAGAAGCAGCGGAGGAAGCGCCATGAGCCTCTGATGGTCCAGCCCAACACCGAGACTCGGCCCCGGCGCTCCAGGACACGGCGTGGTGAGGAGCAGGCCCCTCTGGTAGAGTCTCAAGTCACTATCACCAACGATGTCATCATGGATG GTATCGATGGCCCAGCAGCTTTTTTGGGCTCTGAAGCCCCTCATCTGGGAATGAAAATCCTGTCCGTGAGCCAGTCTCAGTCCCAGTCTCAGTTCCAGTCACAGCCTCAGTCTCAGCACCAGTCCCCTGTTGCTGAGGAGCctgagagagatggagacacTGAGACGCTGCTAGAGCCCAAGACAGATATCCATGAACTACTGCAGAAACAAG GTCTGTCTGGCAGCATGAACTTCGATGAAGCCAGCGAGCATGAGGACGACGTGGAGGAAGAACGGACACGTTCTCTGTCTCCTAACGCAGACAccaccagaccttcctctgccgCCAGTGGCAAGGACATTCCA GAGGTGGCACCCCCCGGATCACCCACAGCAGAGGGCTCACTAATTGATGTGGCCAATCTAGAGGAGTTTGTTTTGCGTCCGGCTCCACGTGGCGTCACTGTTAAATGTCGAATCACCCGGGACAAGAAGGGCATGGACCGCGGCCTCTACCCCACCTACTTCATGCACATGGAGAGGGAGGATGGCAAGAGA GTGTTTTTGCTGGCaggaaggaagagaaagaagagtaAGACGTCTAACTACCTTATTTCAGTGGATGCCACTGATCTGtcgcgagagggagagagcttCATAGGTAAACTGAG GTCCAACCTCATGGGCACCAAATTCACAGTGTATGACAACGGCACCAATCCCTGCAAAAACCCCGGGACACTGCTGGAAGAGAGCAACACACGACAGGAAGTGGCTGCCATCTGCTAT GAGACCAACGTGCTGGGATTCAAAGGACCACGTAAGATGACTGTAATCATCCCGGGCATGAACATGAACTTTGAAAGAGTCCCTGTAAGGCCTCAAAAT gAGCAGGAGAGCCTCCTTAGCAGGTGGCAGAATCACTCACTGGACAACCTGATTGAGTTGCACAATAAGGCCCCCGTTTGGAACGATGACACCCAGTCTTATGTGCTAAACTTCCATGGCCGTGTTACTCAAGCTTCAGTCAAAAACTTTCAAATAGTTCACGATAACGACC CTGACTACATCGTCATGCAGTTTGGCAGAGTGGCTGAAGACATCTTCACTCTGGACTACAACTACCCTATGTGTGCTCTGCAGGCTTTTGCCATTGGCCTGTCGAGCTTTGACAGCAAGTTGGCCTGTGAATGA
- the tulp3 gene encoding tubby-related protein 3 isoform X2 gives MQFSVPLLHCSHQSSLPRPSSSASFSSNSTASGIEDDSASLMQQKLEKQRALLEQKQRRKRHEPLMVQPNTETRPRRSRTRRGEEQAPLVESQVTITNDVIMDGIDGPAAFLGSEAPHLGMKILSVSQSQSQSQFQSQPQSQHQSPVAEEPERDGDTETLLEPKTDIHELLQKQGLSGSMNFDEASEHEDDVEEERTRSLSPNADTTRPSSAASGKDIPEVAPPGSPTAEGSLIDVANLEEFVLRPAPRGVTVKCRITRDKKGMDRGLYPTYFMHMEREDGKRVFLLAGRKRKKSKTSNYLISVDATDLSREGESFIGKLRSNLMGTKFTVYDNGTNPCKNPGTLLEESNTRQEVAAICYETNVLGFKGPRKMTVIIPGMNMNFERVPVRPQNEQESLLSRWQNHSLDNLIELHNKAPVWNDDTQSYVLNFHGRVTQASVKNFQIVHDNDPDYIVMQFGRVAEDIFTLDYNYPMCALQAFAIGLSSFDSKLACE, from the exons AGGGCACTGCTGGAGCAGAAGCAGCGGAGGAAGCGCCATGAGCCTCTGATGGTCCAGCCCAACACCGAGACTCGGCCCCGGCGCTCCAGGACACGGCGTGGTGAGGAGCAGGCCCCTCTGGTAGAGTCTCAAGTCACTATCACCAACGATGTCATCATGGATG GTATCGATGGCCCAGCAGCTTTTTTGGGCTCTGAAGCCCCTCATCTGGGAATGAAAATCCTGTCCGTGAGCCAGTCTCAGTCCCAGTCTCAGTTCCAGTCACAGCCTCAGTCTCAGCACCAGTCCCCTGTTGCTGAGGAGCctgagagagatggagacacTGAGACGCTGCTAGAGCCCAAGACAGATATCCATGAACTACTGCAGAAACAAG GTCTGTCTGGCAGCATGAACTTCGATGAAGCCAGCGAGCATGAGGACGACGTGGAGGAAGAACGGACACGTTCTCTGTCTCCTAACGCAGACAccaccagaccttcctctgccgCCAGTGGCAAGGACATTCCA GAGGTGGCACCCCCCGGATCACCCACAGCAGAGGGCTCACTAATTGATGTGGCCAATCTAGAGGAGTTTGTTTTGCGTCCGGCTCCACGTGGCGTCACTGTTAAATGTCGAATCACCCGGGACAAGAAGGGCATGGACCGCGGCCTCTACCCCACCTACTTCATGCACATGGAGAGGGAGGATGGCAAGAGA GTGTTTTTGCTGGCaggaaggaagagaaagaagagtaAGACGTCTAACTACCTTATTTCAGTGGATGCCACTGATCTGtcgcgagagggagagagcttCATAGGTAAACTGAG GTCCAACCTCATGGGCACCAAATTCACAGTGTATGACAACGGCACCAATCCCTGCAAAAACCCCGGGACACTGCTGGAAGAGAGCAACACACGACAGGAAGTGGCTGCCATCTGCTAT GAGACCAACGTGCTGGGATTCAAAGGACCACGTAAGATGACTGTAATCATCCCGGGCATGAACATGAACTTTGAAAGAGTCCCTGTAAGGCCTCAAAAT gAGCAGGAGAGCCTCCTTAGCAGGTGGCAGAATCACTCACTGGACAACCTGATTGAGTTGCACAATAAGGCCCCCGTTTGGAACGATGACACCCAGTCTTATGTGCTAAACTTCCATGGCCGTGTTACTCAAGCTTCAGTCAAAAACTTTCAAATAGTTCACGATAACGACC CTGACTACATCGTCATGCAGTTTGGCAGAGTGGCTGAAGACATCTTCACTCTGGACTACAACTACCCTATGTGTGCTCTGCAGGCTTTTGCCATTGGCCTGTCGAGCTTTGACAGCAAGTTGGCCTGTGAATGA
- the tulp3 gene encoding tubby-related protein 3 isoform X1, which translates to MDTIKNGGSQPVYSRWSYRPSSSASFSSNSTASGIEDDSASLMQQKLEKQRALLEQKQRRKRHEPLMVQPNTETRPRRSRTRRGEEQAPLVESQVTITNDVIMDGIDGPAAFLGSEAPHLGMKILSVSQSQSQSQFQSQPQSQHQSPVAEEPERDGDTETLLEPKTDIHELLQKQGLSGSMNFDEASEHEDDVEEERTRSLSPNADTTRPSSAASGKDIPEVAPPGSPTAEGSLIDVANLEEFVLRPAPRGVTVKCRITRDKKGMDRGLYPTYFMHMEREDGKRVFLLAGRKRKKSKTSNYLISVDATDLSREGESFIGKLRSNLMGTKFTVYDNGTNPCKNPGTLLEESNTRQEVAAICYETNVLGFKGPRKMTVIIPGMNMNFERVPVRPQNEQESLLSRWQNHSLDNLIELHNKAPVWNDDTQSYVLNFHGRVTQASVKNFQIVHDNDPDYIVMQFGRVAEDIFTLDYNYPMCALQAFAIGLSSFDSKLACE; encoded by the exons AGGGCACTGCTGGAGCAGAAGCAGCGGAGGAAGCGCCATGAGCCTCTGATGGTCCAGCCCAACACCGAGACTCGGCCCCGGCGCTCCAGGACACGGCGTGGTGAGGAGCAGGCCCCTCTGGTAGAGTCTCAAGTCACTATCACCAACGATGTCATCATGGATG GTATCGATGGCCCAGCAGCTTTTTTGGGCTCTGAAGCCCCTCATCTGGGAATGAAAATCCTGTCCGTGAGCCAGTCTCAGTCCCAGTCTCAGTTCCAGTCACAGCCTCAGTCTCAGCACCAGTCCCCTGTTGCTGAGGAGCctgagagagatggagacacTGAGACGCTGCTAGAGCCCAAGACAGATATCCATGAACTACTGCAGAAACAAG GTCTGTCTGGCAGCATGAACTTCGATGAAGCCAGCGAGCATGAGGACGACGTGGAGGAAGAACGGACACGTTCTCTGTCTCCTAACGCAGACAccaccagaccttcctctgccgCCAGTGGCAAGGACATTCCA GAGGTGGCACCCCCCGGATCACCCACAGCAGAGGGCTCACTAATTGATGTGGCCAATCTAGAGGAGTTTGTTTTGCGTCCGGCTCCACGTGGCGTCACTGTTAAATGTCGAATCACCCGGGACAAGAAGGGCATGGACCGCGGCCTCTACCCCACCTACTTCATGCACATGGAGAGGGAGGATGGCAAGAGA GTGTTTTTGCTGGCaggaaggaagagaaagaagagtaAGACGTCTAACTACCTTATTTCAGTGGATGCCACTGATCTGtcgcgagagggagagagcttCATAGGTAAACTGAG GTCCAACCTCATGGGCACCAAATTCACAGTGTATGACAACGGCACCAATCCCTGCAAAAACCCCGGGACACTGCTGGAAGAGAGCAACACACGACAGGAAGTGGCTGCCATCTGCTAT GAGACCAACGTGCTGGGATTCAAAGGACCACGTAAGATGACTGTAATCATCCCGGGCATGAACATGAACTTTGAAAGAGTCCCTGTAAGGCCTCAAAAT gAGCAGGAGAGCCTCCTTAGCAGGTGGCAGAATCACTCACTGGACAACCTGATTGAGTTGCACAATAAGGCCCCCGTTTGGAACGATGACACCCAGTCTTATGTGCTAAACTTCCATGGCCGTGTTACTCAAGCTTCAGTCAAAAACTTTCAAATAGTTCACGATAACGACC CTGACTACATCGTCATGCAGTTTGGCAGAGTGGCTGAAGACATCTTCACTCTGGACTACAACTACCCTATGTGTGCTCTGCAGGCTTTTGCCATTGGCCTGTCGAGCTTTGACAGCAAGTTGGCCTGTGAATGA
- the tulp3 gene encoding tubby-related protein 3 isoform X5: MQQKLEKQRALLEQKQRRKRHEPLMVQPNTETRPRRSRTRRGEEQAPLVESQVTITNDVIMDGIDGPAAFLGSEAPHLGMKILSVSQSQSQSQFQSQPQSQHQSPVAEEPERDGDTETLLEPKTDIHELLQKQGLSGSMNFDEASEHEDDVEEERTRSLSPNADTTRPSSAASGKDIPEVAPPGSPTAEGSLIDVANLEEFVLRPAPRGVTVKCRITRDKKGMDRGLYPTYFMHMEREDGKRVFLLAGRKRKKSKTSNYLISVDATDLSREGESFIGKLRSNLMGTKFTVYDNGTNPCKNPGTLLEESNTRQEVAAICYETNVLGFKGPRKMTVIIPGMNMNFERVPVRPQNEQESLLSRWQNHSLDNLIELHNKAPVWNDDTQSYVLNFHGRVTQASVKNFQIVHDNDPDYIVMQFGRVAEDIFTLDYNYPMCALQAFAIGLSSFDSKLACE, from the exons AGGGCACTGCTGGAGCAGAAGCAGCGGAGGAAGCGCCATGAGCCTCTGATGGTCCAGCCCAACACCGAGACTCGGCCCCGGCGCTCCAGGACACGGCGTGGTGAGGAGCAGGCCCCTCTGGTAGAGTCTCAAGTCACTATCACCAACGATGTCATCATGGATG GTATCGATGGCCCAGCAGCTTTTTTGGGCTCTGAAGCCCCTCATCTGGGAATGAAAATCCTGTCCGTGAGCCAGTCTCAGTCCCAGTCTCAGTTCCAGTCACAGCCTCAGTCTCAGCACCAGTCCCCTGTTGCTGAGGAGCctgagagagatggagacacTGAGACGCTGCTAGAGCCCAAGACAGATATCCATGAACTACTGCAGAAACAAG GTCTGTCTGGCAGCATGAACTTCGATGAAGCCAGCGAGCATGAGGACGACGTGGAGGAAGAACGGACACGTTCTCTGTCTCCTAACGCAGACAccaccagaccttcctctgccgCCAGTGGCAAGGACATTCCA GAGGTGGCACCCCCCGGATCACCCACAGCAGAGGGCTCACTAATTGATGTGGCCAATCTAGAGGAGTTTGTTTTGCGTCCGGCTCCACGTGGCGTCACTGTTAAATGTCGAATCACCCGGGACAAGAAGGGCATGGACCGCGGCCTCTACCCCACCTACTTCATGCACATGGAGAGGGAGGATGGCAAGAGA GTGTTTTTGCTGGCaggaaggaagagaaagaagagtaAGACGTCTAACTACCTTATTTCAGTGGATGCCACTGATCTGtcgcgagagggagagagcttCATAGGTAAACTGAG GTCCAACCTCATGGGCACCAAATTCACAGTGTATGACAACGGCACCAATCCCTGCAAAAACCCCGGGACACTGCTGGAAGAGAGCAACACACGACAGGAAGTGGCTGCCATCTGCTAT GAGACCAACGTGCTGGGATTCAAAGGACCACGTAAGATGACTGTAATCATCCCGGGCATGAACATGAACTTTGAAAGAGTCCCTGTAAGGCCTCAAAAT gAGCAGGAGAGCCTCCTTAGCAGGTGGCAGAATCACTCACTGGACAACCTGATTGAGTTGCACAATAAGGCCCCCGTTTGGAACGATGACACCCAGTCTTATGTGCTAAACTTCCATGGCCGTGTTACTCAAGCTTCAGTCAAAAACTTTCAAATAGTTCACGATAACGACC CTGACTACATCGTCATGCAGTTTGGCAGAGTGGCTGAAGACATCTTCACTCTGGACTACAACTACCCTATGTGTGCTCTGCAGGCTTTTGCCATTGGCCTGTCGAGCTTTGACAGCAAGTTGGCCTGTGAATGA
- the LOC144511981 gene encoding protein mono-ADP-ribosyltransferase TIPARP-like yields the protein MPNKRTKRKLADSEPPSKSSKVTFLSPSLILLEIPADTNTSLPVWEAMRSQQVDIAWTVNPYSISVHLTPVSSTQGKITTSRQSESTSSVAQTVVPSTRILQPQMVIQSITQQHGATQNSCVLLTLSQNGTHLLPSPPGQPQKIPPNPTPATALIVSLPLIITQPQPAHQPGTSTKRQILPATQSPTATPTKQRALSKVLVPSLFHTRSSPDIQICDRFLLGLCSAGKRCKMHHTPYPFHWQLWCVITHQWIDIPSRSQVLLERNYCNVDQKLIYFKDGHVLYSLVFDSMKLKNSCNYGGVRRLTNSDSLVRNPYFASKWKIYWWNNLEWEEYNEDVSTSLLNKMSEKEPEGSFYIGSQQYKVDLATMTQSNVTTGFQRKVRCRPIYCSPKSMQPYLQTGIQTVYTEPVSDPPGENFSVDPLQEFSSWYPPVWCLASEQDYSLVDLPAGTQAYRSIENLFNESLPETKVDIISIEQIQNLLHWDKYQRQKAYMQKQHTNSKEPLERHLFHGTTKEPSEDICHNNFDPRMAGFHGTSQGFGSYFATTASFSHKYTAREGPDRVRHMFLAKVLVGETCLGRYNYHRPPLNSKMRQFYLYDSCVDNMDKPTMFVVFDSCHCYPYYLIKYKDLPQEIDI from the exons ATGCCTAACAAAAGAACTAAGAGAAAGTTGGCAGACTCAGAGCCGCCGTCCAAATCTTCCAAAGTCACCTTCCTGAGCCCGTCTCTTATCCTACTGGAAATCCCTGCTGACACCAACACCAGCCTCCCAGTGTGGGAGGCCATGAGATCCCAGCAGGTTGACATCGCCTGGACCGTTAACCCTTACAGCATTAGTGTTCACTTAACCCCTGTGAGCTCTACGCAAGGGAAGATTACAACTTCCAGGCAAAGTGAAAGCACATCCAGTGTGGCACAGACCGTAGTGCCTTCTACCAGGATCCTGCAGCCTCAGATGGTCATCCAGTCCATCACTCAGCAGCATGGCGCCACTCAGAACTCCTGTGTCCTGCTCACCCTTTCCCAAAACGGCACCCATTTGCTGCCAAGCCCACCAGGTCAACCACAAAAAATACCTCCAAACCCTACGCCGGCCACCGCTCTCATCGTTTCCCTGCCTCTCATCATCACCCAACCACAGCCTGCCCATCAGCCTGGCACATCTACCAAGAGACAGATCCTACCCGCCACCCAGAGCCCAACAGCCACTCCCACCAAGCAGCGAGCCCTGTCCAAAGTGCTTGTTCCCTCTCTGTTTCACACGAGGAGCTCCCCTGACATCCAGATCTGTGACAGATTCCTCCTGGGTTTGTGTAGCGCAGGGAAAAGGTGTAAGATGCACCACACTCCCTACCCGTTTCACTGGCAGCTGTGGTGTGTGATCACCCACCAGTGGATCGACATCCCCTCTCGCTCTCAGGTCTTACTGGAGAGGAACTACTGCAATGTCGACCAAAAGCTCATTTACTTCAAGGATGG GCATGTCCTCTACTCTCTTGTCTTTGACTCGATGAAGTTGAAAAACTCATGTAACTATGGTGGGGTTAGACGACTGACTAACTCTGACAGTCTGGTCAGGAACCCTTACTTTGCCAGCAAATGGAAAATCTACTGGTGGAACAACCTTGAATGGGAAGAGTACAACGAG GATGTGTCAACCTCGCTGCTAAATAAGATGAGCGAAAAGGAGCCTGAGGGTTCCTTCTACATTGGCTCACAACAGTACAAGGTGGACCTCGCCACCATGACCCAGTCCAACGTCACCACTGGGTTCCAGAGAAAAGTTCGCTGCAGACCCATCTACTGCTCCCCCAAATCCATGCAGCCTTACCTGCA GACAGGAATCCAGACTGTCTACACCGAGCCTGTCAGTGATCCGCCAGGGGAAAACTTTAGCGTGGACCCTCTGCAGGAGTTCAGCTCCTGGTATCCTCCAGTGTGGTGTCTGGCCTCAGAGCAGGACTACAGCCTGGTGGACCTTCCGGCCGGCACACAGGCCTACCGGAGTATTGAAAACCTCTTCAATGAGAGTCTGCCTGAGACCAAGGTGGACATCATCAGCATCGAGCAGATCCAGAACCTCCTCCACTGGGACAAGTACCAAAG GCAAAAGGCGTACATGCAGAAGCAGCACACCAACTCTAAGGAGCCTCTTGAGAGACATCTCTTCCACGGGACAACCAAAGAGCCCTCAGAGGACATCTGCCACAACAACTTCGACCCCCGCATGGCCGGGTTTCACGGAACGTCTCAGGGTTTTGGCTCCTACTTCGCCACGACCGCTTCCTTCTCCCACAAGTACACAGCCAGGGAGGGGCCAGATAGGGTTCGCCACATGTTTCTAGCCAAAGTCCTGGTGGGGGAGACGTGCCTCGGAAGGTACAACTACCACAGGCCGCCGCTTAACTCTAAGATGAGGCAGTTCTATCTCTACGACAGCTGCGTAGACAACATGGACAAACCCACTATGTTTGTAGTTTTTGATAGCTGTCATTGCTACCCATACTACCTCATCAAGTACAAAGACCTGCCCCAAGAGATTGATATTTGA